A region of the Stigmatopora nigra isolate UIUO_SnigA chromosome 10, RoL_Snig_1.1, whole genome shotgun sequence genome:
AGGATATTTCACCCCAGTCACGCTAATAAGCCGGTTgaatatatttcagcaaaaacATGCCGAATATTTGcaacatttcatctcattttcgttTGCTTAtccaaaatataaacaataaaCAGAACGTCATTAACCAAcatgacaaacaaaaataattgataaacATGAGTGCTTTttgttcctgaaaaaaaaatggtaaaatgttaaaaatgttaaatttttaattgttctacgATACTCATCTTATGCGGAGGTGTACTTTTTGAATTTGAAACAACAATGACACTATTTAGAGTAGTGGCAGAGAATTGGGGGAGCAAAACGTTATTTTTTCCTGAGGGAGGCGCAACAGTAAATAGATGAGAAGCACTGCTTTAACTTGCCCTCCTGTGTAAtcaagaaattaaaaaatatatgcactAGAAAAACATTAAGCACCAAATTACAGAAATAATGACAAGCTGCACGTGGACATACTTTTTCAAAAAGAATGCAGAAAGAAACCCAATTTAAAACAACACAATGGCAAAATTGAATGGCATGCAAACAAATAATGTAATGTCAAAGGACTGAACCTTAGTGTTGTTGAAGAGATTATGTTAAAGTAAATCTGTTAAAATAAATTCCATTGTAGTTCTATACAAAAGATTTGAATGTAAACATGTCGACAGCAAGGATTGTTCCTGATACAAGCGttactggacgtttggtcgcaggtctttggtcaccggtcaaatggtatattcatgagagagagtttaatatctaagagagagagagtttaatatctaagtactgtttaatatttaactactgttgaaaccagttctcaaaattatattcatgagagtttaatatcttaatatctactgctttcaacagtacatagatattaaacagtacttagactttaaactctctttctctcatgaatcaacagtagatttttatctattaaactctcactcatgaatatcattttgagagctggtttcaacagtacttagatattaaacagtactctctctcttagatattaaactctcattaatataattttgagagctggtttcaacagtaaactttctgtcaccatttgaccggcgaccaaaagacgagcgaccaaaagaccggcgaccaaaagtccgagcacctgATACAAGCTCAATACCGGTCATccaaagtgatttttgaacaTTGCTTTCTTATAATGTGACAACGATATCTGCTGAAGGCAAAAAAGCACAGTAGATTGTAGCATAATTGTGTTTGCAATTTACAGTCACGAGAAGACAATAAATGGAGTATTTCATGCTAGCTAGCCTTTCAATTTActaaacaatttgaaaaaaaaattggttatgcaaaaaaaaaaattctatcagTAGTCTTAGTAATATACAGACAAGGCGTGTTAATGGTCACTGCGTagacattttgacatttaaaaccAATATATTATGTTACTTTTTTCCAGTGGACAAGTGCATTCTTTGGATTTTATACAGTATCTTTATGCATCTAGTTTAGTTTCTCGAATTTGGTTCCTTTTACAACATTTGGTTTTATGGATGACGCTTTAGATCTCAAAATGTAAGTTAGTTGTAGTTTTAGGTACACTAAATTTCTTTTTCCGATAATGATCTGGGCCACGTTACATTCGTTATCTCATTTTGGAACTGTTTTGTCCTCaatagggttgtggggggtgctggagcctatcccagctgactttgggccggaggtggcggacaccctgaattggtggccagccaatcgcagggcacaagccattcaggctcacactcaaacctaggggcaatttagagcgtccaatagGCCTAgtatgcatatctttggaatttgggaggaaaccagagtacttggagaaatcccacgcaggctcggggagaacatgcaaactccacacaggtgcaccaacgtggatttgaacccaggtgccggactgcgaggccgacatgctaaccactctgcCGGCGGACCTCCCGTTATGTTCATTTTCCTTAATGAAATTGCATTGAGAATTCTAGAATTCTCAGAAATTCAAACGTTAGCATGTTTGGCGTTTAATTAAAATTTCAAGGTAAAATAGTCAAGTAGTAATCAACCCATGGAAATCTCACGTCtaagcatttttaaatatactgcAGTGTTTGTAAAAAGGAAACAAGTCTTTCAAAACTAAAAATTCAAAACGTTATATCAAGGGAGAACAATATCAAATTGATCTGATTTACGGTCCAGGGGCAGTTCCTTCCTCTATGGTGGGATTCTTGTGGAATGAAGTCTCCTTGTATATAAACCAACAGTTACCTGCCCAAAGAATGAGATTCAAAAAACCAAAAATCTgtggaaagagaagaaaatagTTCGGGATGAAAACTGAGTGAGAAGTGTAAATCAGAAATCCAATAAAATTTGAGGCATCTTTTTTAACATGGAGCTGATAATTGTCTGATACTTTTGGTATACCAGTAGTTTATTCTTGCAGGGAGAGAACCGATCCACACGCGCCTCTGGTCAGATGATTCTCAAGACCCCGATGtctcttttgctaatatattcataagatttaacaacatgcatcacagaagtctaaacattattaatagtctcataacaatttgtctcagttctcaaaaatattgtaggtctgtcgaatcttcccaagAGAGTTTCGATGTGAACCATCCTAGTAAGCTacgcttcccaaaacaaatccaaggTTCCCAAAAGCTTGTTGTGAACCATAGTCTCAAGAAGTCCAGGTGTAAAGGAGAAGTGACCTCTAAAGGTGTTTgattaactttggagcgagcatttcttttgcaagagatgtattaaaatgccttgtattgatgtcacatttataataatgatgaacctaataTTTCGAATAAGCAAaatgttcatatatgtaatgtttaatatctaaaataaggcaaagcgttcttcattgcaagcacatatataatattgattatatttcaaacaaatttataataatgataaacctaacaccTTACTTcacgatttttcgattatccttgtcatgtctggtctacattaattgCGATATTGGAGGGACTactgtattgttgttgttggaaaTATTCACTGATAAAGTTTACATATGTCATAGACATGAAAAAATGAGACAAGGGTATGTTTAACCCATTGTTACATAATTTTACCTTTTAGCAACATTCAATATGCATTTGGAAACTACATGCTATAGGCACTCATTTTTGATTCTTTGTAGGTGGTGAAGTTCTTTCCCATTCTTGCTTTTTGTACAATTTCGGTTCTGCAAGTCCTGGAACTTTGTCATATTTCCAATTTTGCACTTATGTGTTAAACATTTTCAGTTCAGACCTACTTGGAGACCCTCTTCATGTTTTTCAGTGGGACTTTAACATCAACTATAACTGTATGGACCTACTAAACATCGGTTTCCAGCAGGAACCTCCAGTTTCTATCGACTTCCATCGCACAATATACCGGAGGAGATAGCGAGATCGGTGGGCCGTTCACGGATTGTTATCATGTCTGGCCAGCGAAGAAGGGGGCGTCGGGATAGGAAGCACAAGCGAGGCTGTATTTTCAGACTTGTCACCCGATGATGGTGTCTGACTTCAGTGAGGGCAGGctaggttcgattcccactcggtggcagtgtgattgtgtgtgtatgtggtcatctgtctctctgtgtgccttacGACTgattggtgaccagtctagggtatagtctgcctttcgcccgaagatatctgggttaggctccagcaacccccgcaaccctttcgaggatgggcggtatggaagacgAATAAtgataaagaatacattttcacaCTTGTCGATaacagaaattatttttttagcataaaAGATAAATTCAATGTACATCAAATTATGTGGTGGGCTGGATCTGGGCCCCGGCCTGGCATTTTCACAGCAGATGTTTGACGGTTCCCTGCCTGAGTGGTCCAAAGTTAGCCCAATCCAgatccattttaaaaacatttttaaagtgatCGGGGTGGCCCCAAGTATTTCTCAAAGGAGCACGCAATACTTAGTTGTTAAGCAGCAAATTCCTATGTAATGTAAGGCTACTTCTTGTATGGAATGGGAGCTagtcttttttcttattaaactAAATGTAGGCATAACAAACATGATGAAGTCGAACTTACCACAGAAGCGTTTAGACGTCCCATGGAAGGAAAGTCTCCGGGTTTGCAGTATGTACAATTCTGCACCAAATGGTCTGGGTTTGTGGCCCATTTAACATCAGTCAGGCCTTTGCCCCAGGCAGAAGAAGAAACAAGCCACAGAAAGGCAAAGGCAGCAGTCACTGCCAAAtccttgaaaaaaacaacaacaggagCCATCTCAGTTGATGAAATCATTTGCCTTTGTCATCTTTTCTGTGAATTTAAGACTTATTAGTAATTAAAATATTGTGGTAAATTGTGAACTATAGTAGCTCACAAAAGTATGTATACAGCCCTCTCATttataatgttttaaattatactttttatgagacaacactgaaaaaataacaCTATGTAGTTAGTCACCGTAGAGCTtggataataaaataaattcattataGCTTTAAAACAAGTCATAACACAGCAATACATGTCTAAATTGCTGCCAACAAAGTGACCCCAAATGAAAATCTCCAAATTAACCCAGAATTGACAGCAACAAATGTTGAAAGAGCCATATTGGaccaaactaaaaaaacaaacaaaaaatactatGTCTGGAGctgcataaaattaaaaacctTATAAAGGAAGTCAACACATGCtgcatgtatatatttgtacttCTACTTTTGCTGATCTACTTTTGCGCTCTTCTAATTTCTCCATTTCAAATCGAATTACACTCTTTCCCAACTGGATGCTCGGCTGCAAATGTATAGCATGCCTTAACTGGAAATGTCTTTCCACATGATTCTTTTTGTTATTTGCCAAGTTCTCGCTACAAAACAATCACTCAGGCAATCCTTCCGCATTGGCAGTGAATGCAAATGATTCGGTAGATAGAGCCAGATGGATTTAAAGCGAATGCTGAACACTGAtggtaaattgaattgaatggctAAACTGGTTAGCAGCCTATGAAACATTAGTGCAAGTACAATAAGTCAATAAGACTAATAAATCTGTTCTCAGACCAGATGGATATGGGAAGTGTACCTACCAAAAGGGGCCCACGGGTGGTCTGGCGATAGACATGTTGGTAACCCAAGTAGAGAATCAGCGTAGCAGTACAGTAGAGGAAaccaaacacacccacacacacaaagaactCTGCGGAGGAAGAAAAGTCCCCCTGGAGGAAGGTGTGATTTTTAGCACTGCCATCACACAAGGGTATTTCATAAGGGTATGCTGCCAACCTAAAAAGGGttgcaaagtaaaaaaaatataacacttTAGTCAGTCCAGTCTATACCATAATTTATGATAATATTTCTCAAATGACACCCTCACCTGGTTTACTTATTATAATGTCCAGGAAAGCAGAAAAGGGTACAGAAACAAACATTAACATTATAGATTGGCTGATTATCGGCGCCGATATTTGAACATTTGACTTATACCGGTATCTGCCTTTTTTAATCCAACCAGTTTAAGaagaaatccatttaaaattgtGTTGTCTCAGGTCAAAAAGCAACCGAGCCTCTCTCTGCTGTCTTGAGCTCTGTGACAGCTGCTCGTTGAGTCGAGGACTTTGATGTTGACACGCCTGCTATGCTTCATTTTGGTACCCTTTATTGGTAAtagacacacagacatacacgcACTCACTAACACAAACGCAAATGTAACACCCTGGCCTGCTGTTGCCTTGCCATTATAAGAATAAAGTTAAATTGTACACATGAACATGAATTGTGAGAATCCATAACATAATTTCGTAATAAATATATGAGTAGAATAGATCATTTTTAAGTGTATcaacatatatagtatatatttgttTGATTTAATAAAGCTCAATGAAGTTCAGTgcctgcattatttttttaaacctttttacacttttattgCAAATGAAAATCGTCTCATAAAATCGGTTATCAGCTTCCTTACTATTGATAATCGGCATCGATCCCGGAAAACCCATATGGGTCGATCTCTAATTAAGATCAACTTGAGGTTAGTTACTCGCACTAGGGCTGCAGGTATCATATATAGATACGTACCGTATTTTGCacactacaaggcgcactgtattatacttattttccacactaatttcaatttcttttttaaatcaaacaatgtgatcttctggggggggggggggggggtccacgTTTTCTCTCATgattgaggtttacccatgttgacaattacaggcctctaatcttttcaagtcgGAGATCtggcacaattggtggttgactaaatacttatttgccccactgtataaaTGAATAATCGGGTTAATGAGTTtgtttttcacctgaatgggTATCCAAAAACAGGATTCACATCAATTGGGTCCTTGGATTCAGGACATTCGACTCTGAAGTGAGTTGTCCCAGAGAAACCTCCAGTGGTGGCAAAggcaaaaattgtaaaaacCTGAAGAGGGAAAcaggaaaagattttttttccaaaatgtttgttatTAACAGAAGATTACTAAACCTGTATGTCTAAATTTGGAACCTGGAGGGTAAGCCAAATTAGCTTTGACAAGATGGCattggtaatgttttttttttttttattacggcaacaaaatttccatattttacatcaCAAAGTCTAGCTACATAATGTTGGGGTAAATTATCTTTATTAGCAGACAATGCCATGTTGACGCACACTTGTTGATTTGTTTGCCTCATCACAGATGTGACATGTGCAACCACTTGAATAATTCACTG
Encoded here:
- the LOC144203383 gene encoding synaptophysin-like protein 2 translates to MDSIQTTVSGFSLDLGLLKEPIGFIRMLEWVFTIFAFATTGGFSGTTHFRVECPESKDPIDVNPVFGYPFRLAAYPYEIPLCDGSAKNHTFLQGDFSSSAEFFVCVGVFGFLYCTATLILYLGYQHVYRQTTRGPLLDLAVTAAFAFLWLVSSSAWGKGLTDVKWATNPDHLVQNCTYCKPGDFPSMGRLNASVIFGFLNLILWAGNCWFIYKETSFHKNPTIEEGTAPGP